TAAAGCAAGCTTCATCGCTTGACGCATATAATACTGATTATTCTTATTCATTTATTTTCCTGGCTTGTTTTAATTTCTCTACTAACTCATAGGGGATCTTTGCCTGCCCGATTTTCACATCCGGCTTGGCTTTACCATGATAATCAGAACCACCGGTAACTAAAAGCTTATACTTATCCGCCATCTCAAGATAATATTGCGTAAGAACAAAATTGTGCTCCGGATAATAAACTTCTAAACCCTGCAAACCGTAACCGACAAACTCTTCAATAAGCTTGTCGTTTCTTAATAGATAAGGGTGCGCCAATACCGCGATGCCTCCAAAATCCTTGATAAATTTTATCGCCTCAATAATAGTAAAACGAAAACCACAGACATAGGCCGGGCCATTATCTCCGATATATTTCTGAAACGCCTCTTGGGTTGTCTTGATCAAGCCCTTTGCAAACATCGCCCGCGCGACATGCAATCTGCCTACTGTGCCCTCACCGCCAATATCAAAGACATCTTTAGGATCTAAATCCACTCCTATATTCTTTAGCTTAGAGCAGATTTTATATACGCGTTCTTGGCGGATAGTCTTCAAGGATTCGAGTTTATCTTGAAAACTTTTCGATAAATAATCAATAAAATAACCCAACAAATGAACCTCTATCCCGCCATGATCAACGCTAAGCTCTATCCCCGGGATAACTTCCAAGCCCTGCTGTTGGGCGTAAAAGCTGGCGGCAAGCAATCCCGAAACAGTATCATGGTCAGTAATCGAAATAGCCGCGAGATTTGTCTTTTTTACTTTAGCAATAAGCTGTTCGGGCTCAACTGTGCCATCGGAAAAAGTAGTATGCAGATGCAGATCGGCAAAACTCATAAATCCTTGATGTGTTTTTGTTTTTCCTGCTTGATTTTATCAACAATGCCGTTTACAAACTTTCCGGATTCAGGCGCGGAGAATTTCTTGGCTAAATCCACAGCTTCATTGATAGCAACCTTAGGCGGAATATCATCGCAAAACATCAATTCATAGCAGCTCAAGCGCAGGACGTTCCTATCCACCACCGCCATTCTATCCAGCCTCCAGTTAGTGGCATATTGCGAAATGATCTTATCAAGAGCTTCCTTATGGTCAAGCACGCCCTGAACTAACTGATTAGCAAAACTCTGCGAAACCTGCTCTACATCTTCACGGCTAGACCAGAAGTCAGGCATAGTCTTATCATCAAACTGGCCTGTTATGTCAATCTGATATAAAATCTGCAGAGCGCATTCCCGCGCTAATGTGCGTTTACGCATTTTTAGATTTTCTCCATGATGTTTGCCATCTCTATAGCGCTTATGGCAGCGTCTTTACCTTTATTGCCGTCTTTGGTGCCAGCGCGTTCAATAGCCTGTTCAATTGTATCAGCGGTAATCACCCCAAAAATAACCGGCAAACCTGCATCTAAAGAAACCTTGGCTGTGCCTTTTGAAACTTCCGCAGCCACATAATCGAAATGCGGAGTAGAACCGCGTATTACTGTGCCTAAACAGATAAGCGCGTCGTAGGTTTTAGATTCAGCCATTTTTGATGCTACTAAAGGCAACTCAAATGCCCCCGGCGCCCAAACCAATGTTATATCTTTCTCGTCAGCTCCATGCCTTACCAAAGTATCAATACAGCCAGCAACCAATTGCTTAGTCACAAAATCATTAAACCGCGAAGCAATGAGCGCGAATTTCTTTTGTTTTGCGATTAAGTTTCCCTCTATTGTTTTTACCATGTTTCCTCCTTTTTTTTATCAACTAAATATATAATCCCAATAACCAATGACCAAATCTCAATCACCAAATAAATTCCAATAATCAATAACCAATTTACCAAACAGGTTTGGTAAATTGGGCAATTGGTAATTGGTTATTGTTTGATTATTGGTGCTTGATAATTGGTTATTAATCATATGAACTATTGATATTTATGCCCACTATTCACCTTATATCTAAATGATGACCCATCTTCTCTTTTTTAGTCTTAAGATACCTGTAATTAACATTGTTAGGCTCTATCTCTATGGGAAGCCGCTCAACAACTTTAAGCCCATACCCTTCAAGCCCTACTATCTTGCGTGGATTATTGGTCATAAGACGGATATTCTTTATTCCTAAATCCACCAAAATCTGCGCCCCAATGCCATAGTCGCGTAAGTCCGGCTTAAAACCTAAAGCCTGATTTGCCTCTACTGTATCAAGGCCTTTATCCTGAAGCGCGTAGGCGCGGATTTTCTCTACCAAACCAATGCCTCTGCCCTCCTGATTCATGTATAAGATGACACCTTTTTTCTCTTTTTCAATAAGCTGCATGGCTTTTTTAAGCTGCCTGCCGCAGTCACAACGTAAAGATGAAAAAACATCCCCGGTTAAACATTCTGAATGCACCCTGACTAAAACATTTTCATTGCCAAATTCACCCATAGCCAAGACTGTATGCACCTGATTATTCACCAAATCTTTATACAGAATAAGCTTATAAGTACCGTATTCGGTTGGGACATCTGTTTCTGCAACCCGCTTAATTAATTTTTCATAACGCCTGCGGTACTGAATTAAATCTGCGATGGAACATATTCTTAGGTTATGCCTAGAGGCAAATTCCTTCAACTGAGGCAATCTTGCCATAGTGCCGTCTTCATTCATGATCTCGCAAATAACCCCGGCCGGATACAAGCCAGCGAGTTTAGCTAAATCCACGCAAGCTTCAGTATGGCCAG
Above is a genomic segment from Candidatus Omnitrophota bacterium containing:
- a CDS encoding bifunctional 3,4-dihydroxy-2-butanone-4-phosphate synthase/GTP cyclohydrolase II; translated protein: MFNSIPEILEDLKNGKMVVVVDDESRENEGDLLMAASFVKAEHINFMAKFGRGLICVPMEEERLSALNLGPMFMDKNISFHKDKFSTAWMVSVDASRGIATGISAHDRAHTIEVLINPQSLPEDLIRPGHLFPLRAQKGGVLVRSGHTEACVDLAKLAGLYPAGVICEIMNEDGTMARLPQLKEFASRHNLRICSIADLIQYRRRYEKLIKRVAETDVPTEYGTYKLILYKDLVNNQVHTVLAMGEFGNENVLVRVHSECLTGDVFSSLRCDCGRQLKKAMQLIEKEKKGVILYMNQEGRGIGLVEKIRAYALQDKGLDTVEANQALGFKPDLRDYGIGAQILVDLGIKNIRLMTNNPRKIVGLEGYGLKVVERLPIEIEPNNVNYRYLKTKKEKMGHHLDIR
- the nusB gene encoding transcription antitermination factor NusB — translated: MRKRTLARECALQILYQIDITGQFDDKTMPDFWSSREDVEQVSQSFANQLVQGVLDHKEALDKIISQYATNWRLDRMAVVDRNVLRLSCYELMFCDDIPPKVAINEAVDLAKKFSAPESGKFVNGIVDKIKQEKQKHIKDL
- a CDS encoding PHP domain-containing protein, yielding MSFADLHLHTTFSDGTVEPEQLIAKVKKTNLAAISITDHDTVSGLLAASFYAQQQGLEVIPGIELSVDHGGIEVHLLGYFIDYLSKSFQDKLESLKTIRQERVYKICSKLKNIGVDLDPKDVFDIGGEGTVGRLHVARAMFAKGLIKTTQEAFQKYIGDNGPAYVCGFRFTIIEAIKFIKDFGGIAVLAHPYLLRNDKLIEEFVGYGLQGLEVYYPEHNFVLTQYYLEMADKYKLLVTGGSDYHGKAKPDVKIGQAKIPYELVEKLKQARKINE
- the ribE gene encoding 6,7-dimethyl-8-ribityllumazine synthase gives rise to the protein MVKTIEGNLIAKQKKFALIASRFNDFVTKQLVAGCIDTLVRHGADEKDITLVWAPGAFELPLVASKMAESKTYDALICLGTVIRGSTPHFDYVAAEVSKGTAKVSLDAGLPVIFGVITADTIEQAIERAGTKDGNKGKDAAISAIEMANIMEKI